GGGTGCAGCCTGCGTGATTGTGGGGGATATGAACCAGGAACGGTTGGCCTTGGTGAAGAAAGCCGGTATGGAAACCGTATATCTAAGCCAGGACGCTTCGGTCGCCGAGCAGATCGAGCAAATACTGGGTGTGCCGGAAGTAGATGCGGGCGTGGATGCTGTCGGCTATGAAGCCCACGGCCACGGTGATGAAGACTATACGCAGGAGAATCCCAACGCCGTGCTCAACGACCTATTTGAGGTGGTCAGAGCCAGCGGTGGCATCGGCATTCCGGGCATTTACGTCGCCAGCGACCCCGGCGGGCGGGATGAAACCGCTCAACAAGGCAAACTAACCCTCGATTGGGGCAAAGGCTGGTTGAAATCACTGCACATCCAAACCGGTATGGCCCCTATTGGTAAGTACAACTACCAAATCATGCAGGCCATCCTCTGGGATCGTATCTCAATGGAGCAGATTATGAACCCCGAAGTCATCGACCTGGACGAAGCCCCACGGGCGTACCAACGCTTTTCGGACGGGTCGTCCCAGAAGTTTGTCATCGATCCGCACGGGATGTTCAAAGACAAAGTAAAAGCGCGGGAAAAAACTGCCGTTACGGCCTGAGTAGATCACTGACCACTGAACCTTCGGTCGGCAAAGGTCAAACCATCATGGATTCAACACTTTAAAACGGACTAAAATGACCCTATCCGAAAAAGAAAAAATCGTACAACTTACTGCCCGCTACTTCTGGGCGGTAGATGAAGGAGATATAGAGACGTATCTTGACTGCTGGACGGCCGACGGTGAATCGCAGGCGAGCTACGGATCGGCACAGGGAGCAGCGGAATTAAAAATACGATTCCTGAGCATGCAGGAAGGTCTTTCTAAAAACAAGCGTCACATAGTGAGCAATTTCGTCATTGAGTTTGAACAAGAAGTAGCGCTTCAGAAGTGCTACCTGCTGATTATAGACCGGAAAAAGCCGGCCTTAGTGGCTACTGCTACCTATCAGGACACCTTGGTTCGTACCGCTGATGGTTGGAAATTTTCCCTTCGCAAAATTACCGTTGATCCTAACTGGCAACATCATGAACTTACTAAGAAATCATTCATTCAAAATAAATAAAACGATGAACAAATATATAAGACACGCCCGATGGGCCCTCATCGTGTGGGTATTCTTTGCTTGTAGCGAGGATGAAGAGGTAGCCGAGGTACCCCAGGCCGCAATAGATGCCGCCCTTCCGGCAGCAGTACCCCCCACCGGCTTTACGAGTCAGGTGGCCCAGGTAAACGGCATTGACCTGCATTATGTCACTGGTGGGCAGGGCGACCCCTTATTGCTCATTCATGGCTGGCCTCAAAGCTGGTACGAATGGCACCGCGTGATGCCGACCTTAGGCCAACAATATACGCTCATTGTACCGGACTTAAGAGGCATCGGAGGATCGGATAATGCCCTTCTGCCGGATGGATACAGTAAAAAACTACTGGCCGAAGACTTACACGCGCTGGTTCAGCAGTTAGGCTATACCAGCGTCAAAATCATTGGTCATGACATCGGCCTGATGGTGGGTTATGCCTATGCTTCGGAATACCCGGAAGAGGTAGAAAAGATGGTGCTGATGGATGCACCGCTTCCGGGCATAGAACCATTCTGGACCGGATTGCTGCAAGACCCCCGATCCTGGCACTTTGGATTCTATGCTGACGGAGATGCTGCCGTGGACATTATCGGTAGCGACATCCGGAGTTATCTGATCGAATTCTACCAAAAATTTGCCTTTCAGCAGGATGCCTTTTCAGAAGAAGAAATTGACGAGTTTGCCCGCGTTTATTCTCAGCCGGGGGCGCTTCGTAGCAGCCTGGATTGGTACAAGGGAGCCTACCGCTTTGACATTGAGGATAACCAATTATACAGCCAAACCAAACTTCAAATGCCTATTCTGGCGCTGGGGGGCGAGTATTCCGGAAGCTATGTACTGCCTATGATTCAGAGCGTGGCGGACAATGTAAGTGGAGGCATCATCGCCAATAGCGGGCATTGGATCGTAGAAGAGCAGCCCCAGGCCTTCTTGGACCAGGTAATTCCATTTTTGGCTGAGTAGCCGATGAAATCAATTAACCTTAAGAAATGAGAAAGTACCGTATGGAGATCTTGGCCACCTTTTTTGCGATCATCAGCCCCCTTTTTATGAATAGTGCTATGAGTCAGAATTTGAAAAAGACAGCAAATGACGAAGGCTATTTGCTTTGGGCAGCCAACGTCAGAAGTAAATCTTTTGAGGAAAGGCTGGAAGCAGCCCGAGCGGGTGGGTACACTCAGATGAGTGTGTTTCCGATTGATATTCAGCACTGGGAGGCCCAGGGGAAAACCATTGACGAACTTAAAAGAATGTGCGAAGCAGCCGGGGTAAAAATTACGGTGCTCGATCCGTTCACCCGGTGGCTGCCCCGTTGGCAAGTGCCCCCGGAAATGAGCCGGTCCGACGCTGATTTTGTTCGTTTTGATGAAGACGAGTTCTTCCGGATAGCCCGGGAGCTGGAAGTGGAAAGCATGACAATCATTGAGACCTTTGGCACGAAATACTCCCTTCACGAGCTGGTAGCTCACGCCAGTGTGGTGGCAGATAAGGCCCGGGATGCAGGAATAAAAGTGCACATAGAATTTATGCCGTTTTCCGGTATTCCCGATCTGGAAACTGCCTGGCAAATAGTACAGCAGGCCAATCGTGACAATCTGGGAATTGTCTTGGATACCTGGCACTACTACCGGGGTAACGTGAACGATAGTCTGCTAGCCGCTATTCCGGGTGATAAAATTTTCCGGGTGCAAGTGGCTGATGCTACCCAGGAGCTTCAGGGAGGAGACTTGTTCACCGATCTCATGCACTATCGTATGTTACCTGGAAAGGGTGATTTTCCGCTCATTGAAAGCTTAAGCATCCTGAAAAAGACCGGGGGCTTGACTTCCGTAGGTCCCGAGCTTTTCTCGGATAAAATGGATATGCTACCCGCAAAGGAAGTCGGTAAACGAACCGCTCGTGAGTTGCGACAACTAATGGATTCGTTGTAATATACGCTATTTCCTTTCCAAGTTTTGCCGTGGATTGAGCAAAATGTGAGTCATCAACCCATACCGTTTATTCAGAAAACTATCAATAAAGTTCAACCCCATGACCTATTCTATTCACATCAAAACTTCGCTACCGTTTACCAGCCACGAAGAGAAGCAAGCTTGGCTGGCCCGTATGGAAGCCATTGGTGACAAGTACCATGGCATCGTGGCCATCACCACGAGCGTACCGCCGGATAAGAACGCTACATCTTTGGGTGATGAAAGTACTCGTGGCAGTATGAAAAACGATCATGACCGCAGAAACAACGAATAGCAAGCTTACCGATGCACGTTTTTCACCCAATAGATCTATCACCATCTAACCTTTAATTCCTATGTCAAACAAACTATTCACGATCACCCTGATCGGCATCAGTCTCGGGGGCTACGCCTGCACCGAGCCATCCCGTTCTGTCGAAACCCTATCCAATCAACCAGAAGCTGTTTCTTCTCAAGCAATGGTAGATACCACGCTAGGTCAATCGTACACCATAGAAGTTTGGTATACCGACCCGGCGGAGATCGACACGGTTCTGGCCGGTCTTCGCCCCCTTGCGAACCGCGATCTGGAAAGCCAGTTAGTACTGCGCGCCCGTGGCGATGAGCAGGTGGTACAGATCACCGACTGGGCCAGCGAATCGGCCGCCCGGACGTATACGGCGGACAAAGCTACCAACGAGCAGTACAAAATCCTTCGGTCCGAACTCATGAGCCACGCCGCCCGCGATTTTGAGCAGTTGGCCATTGATACCGGCAGTTCGGTGCAGTACTCCGAGTTTTTGATGAAACGTGCTTCCGCCCTGGATACGCTCTCCAACATTGCCCGGGCGATGACGACCGGTATGGCGCGGAGTGAACCCACCCTGGACTTTATCATGACGCTCAACAGCACCGATAGCTCCACTATTTCGCTCTTTGGCCTGTGGAATACCGAAGCGGGCTTTGAGATATTCAGTGAGAACAACACCTTCGGCGACCAACCTTACTGGGGGCCTTACGCCGAAAACGACCACCACATGTTTGATGTGGTGCGGGCCGAGTTTAACGGCCAGTAGCGGTGCCCCTACGCCGACTACCCTATGCTCTTTTACATAATTTAGTAACTTTTAAAACCCCATAACTATGGAAACCAGCACACTAGAAAAACCAACAAAAACCCTGGCCGAACTCACCTCGTTGCGGGGCAAAGTAGCCGTCATCACCGGCGGGGCCCAGGGAATCGGCTACGCCATTGCCCAACGCTTCGGAGAGGCGGGAGCGGAGATCGTGATCGGCGATATCAACCCGGAGGTGGGCGAACAGGCTGTTACCCGGCTGGCTGAGAAAGGCGTATCGGCTACGTTCACCCGGCTGGATGCCACCCAGTACGAGTCGCAGCGCGAACTGGCCGAACACGCCACAGCCACCTACGGGCAAATCGATATCTGGGTGAACAACGCTGGCATCTACCGCTTCCAAACCCTCTCGGATACGACTCCCGAAAGCTGGCAGGAAATGCTTGATCTTGATCTGTCGGGTACTTTTTACGGAGCTAAAGTAGCAGCGGAATTCTTGCAGAAAAACGGCGGCGGGGTCATCATTAACCTATCGTCTACCGCTGGTTTCTCGGGAAATGCAGCCACAGCCCACTATACCGCCGTCAAATTTGGGGTGCGGGGATTGACGGCAGCTCTGGGCAAAGAGCTATCCCGAAGCGGGATTCGGGTGATGGCCCTGGCCCCCGGTATGGTCAATACCCCGGGTACCCGGACTGAATCTTGGCAAAGTGCCTTTGAAAAATTCGCAGGCATGTCCATGGATGGCTTGGCCCAGGCGATGGTGCCGCTAGGAAGAAAAGCCGAGCCGGATGATATTGCCAAAGTCGCCCTCTTTTGTGCCA
This region of Tunicatimonas pelagia genomic DNA includes:
- a CDS encoding sugar phosphate isomerase/epimerase family protein is translated as MRKYRMEILATFFAIISPLFMNSAMSQNLKKTANDEGYLLWAANVRSKSFEERLEAARAGGYTQMSVFPIDIQHWEAQGKTIDELKRMCEAAGVKITVLDPFTRWLPRWQVPPEMSRSDADFVRFDEDEFFRIARELEVESMTIIETFGTKYSLHELVAHASVVADKARDAGIKVHIEFMPFSGIPDLETAWQIVQQANRDNLGIVLDTWHYYRGNVNDSLLAAIPGDKIFRVQVADATQELQGGDLFTDLMHYRMLPGKGDFPLIESLSILKKTGGLTSVGPELFSDKMDMLPAKEVGKRTARELRQLMDSL
- a CDS encoding nuclear transport factor 2 family protein, which encodes MTLSEKEKIVQLTARYFWAVDEGDIETYLDCWTADGESQASYGSAQGAAELKIRFLSMQEGLSKNKRHIVSNFVIEFEQEVALQKCYLLIIDRKKPALVATATYQDTLVRTADGWKFSLRKITVDPNWQHHELTKKSFIQNK
- a CDS encoding SDR family NAD(P)-dependent oxidoreductase — encoded protein: METSTLEKPTKTLAELTSLRGKVAVITGGAQGIGYAIAQRFGEAGAEIVIGDINPEVGEQAVTRLAEKGVSATFTRLDATQYESQRELAEHATATYGQIDIWVNNAGIYRFQTLSDTTPESWQEMLDLDLSGTFYGAKVAAEFLQKNGGGVIINLSSTAGFSGNAATAHYTAVKFGVRGLTAALGKELSRSGIRVMALAPGMVNTPGTRTESWQSAFEKFAGMSMDGLAQAMVPLGRKAEPDDIAKVALFCATDLSGYLTGQTLLVDGGMLA
- a CDS encoding alpha/beta fold hydrolase, whose translation is MNKYIRHARWALIVWVFFACSEDEEVAEVPQAAIDAALPAAVPPTGFTSQVAQVNGIDLHYVTGGQGDPLLLIHGWPQSWYEWHRVMPTLGQQYTLIVPDLRGIGGSDNALLPDGYSKKLLAEDLHALVQQLGYTSVKIIGHDIGLMVGYAYASEYPEEVEKMVLMDAPLPGIEPFWTGLLQDPRSWHFGFYADGDAAVDIIGSDIRSYLIEFYQKFAFQQDAFSEEEIDEFARVYSQPGALRSSLDWYKGAYRFDIEDNQLYSQTKLQMPILALGGEYSGSYVLPMIQSVADNVSGGIIANSGHWIVEEQPQAFLDQVIPFLAE